One window from the genome of Populus alba chromosome 15, ASM523922v2, whole genome shotgun sequence encodes:
- the LOC118058638 gene encoding early nodulin-like protein 21 — translation MAVIFTSLRYLSVYSFEYQIDGNENWVVPPAIDTRIYVDWALENRFQVGDTARDQFKHKEIRDLPLASISWVFIIFFCEGFKHRKDSVMKVRVEDCKKCNSRHPNFFSNTVYHLNYPASSYFISGVSGHCEKEQRMIIIKVISTDQETNSNLQLFLLQEC, via the coding sequence ATGGCGGTCATTTTCACTTCTCTTCGATACTTGTCGGTCTATTCCTTTGAATACCAAATCGACGGCAACGAAAACTGGGTTGTCCCTCCTGCCATTGATACCAGAATCTACGTTGACTGGGCCTTAGAGAACCGATTCCAAGTTGGTGATACAGCTCGTGATCAGTTCAAACACAAGGAAATACGAGATCTGCCTTTAGCTTCAATTTCCTGGgtgttcatcatctttttttgcGAAGGTTTCAAGCACAGGAAGGATTCCGTGATGAAGGTCAGGGTAGAGGATTGCAAGAAGTGCAACTCCCGTCACCCCAACTTCTTTTCCAACACTGTTTACCATCTTAATTATCCAGCGTCTTCCTACTTCATAAGTGGGGTTTCTGGACACTGCGAGAAGGAACAAAGGATGATCATCATTAAGGTTATCTCAACTGATCAAGAGACTAATTCAAATCTGCAGCTTTTCCTTCTGCAGGAGTGCTAG